One Camelina sativa cultivar DH55 chromosome 3, Cs, whole genome shotgun sequence genomic window carries:
- the LOC104774154 gene encoding uncharacterized protein LOC104774154 yields the protein MYLQFFTNPSHGLAHVCYSSQISCKVRLSRILATPPSSVLLHMDESNNLHKPKKGFCLSEDSRNNLNSLSADSLFRQANTLGIIGGVSTDSTLKFVKKLVDWSSKGGISSLPFVLCSDPALNKELLLYEENSYPSLYHRAESTPVDPKLIVENLRNKRRYLESCGAKLIVMPCHIAHIWYEEVCEGSSVPLLHMGECIAKELQEAKMKPLEAGNPLRVGVMATSATLSAGFYQDKLQSNVSILLCPLEQFILSFI from the coding sequence ATGTATCTTCAATTTTTCACCAACCCATCTCATGGCTTAGCTCATGTATGCTACTCTAGTCAGATTTCGTGTAAGGTAAGACTGAGTCGTATCCTTGCCACGCCACCGTCTTCAGTCCTCTTGCATATGGACGAAAGCAATAATCTTCACAAGCCCAAGAAAGGTTTTTGTCTGAGTGAGGATTCGAGAAACAATTTAAACAGTCTTTCTGCAGATTCTTTGTTTAGGCAGGCCAACACATTGGGGATTATTGGAGGCGTTTCAACTGATTCCACTCTTAAATTTGTGAAGAAACTCGTGGATTGGAGCTCAAAAGGTGGTATAAGCTCGTTACCTTTCGTGCTTTGCTCGGATCCTGCACTCAACAAGGAGCTTCTCTTATACGAGGAGAACTCGTATCCTTCTCTTTACCATAGAGCAGAGAGTACACCGGTGGATCCAAAGCTAATTGTGGAAAACCTAAGGAATAAGAGGAGATATCTTGAGAGTTGTGGAGCTAAATTAATCGTAATGCCCTGCCATATTGCACATATATGGTATGAAGAGGTTTGTGAAGGGAGTTCAGTTCCTCTGCTTCACATGGGTGAATGCATTGCTAAAGAGCTGCAAGAGGCGAAAATGAAGCCCCTTGAAGCTGGGAATCCTCTGCGTGTAGGTGTGATGGCTACTAGCGCCACGTTATCCGCAGGGTTCTACCAGGATAAACTCCAAAGCAATGTCAGTATTCTATTGTGTCCATTGGAGCAATTTATCCTATCATTTATCTAA
- the LOC104774147 gene encoding WD repeat-containing protein 43, producing the protein MAKDKLKPLLSSDGGGEIADTPSREKNHKKKSRKRAEPEPELPSTRDSGLDEDRDGVLVDDTHNEPTIGDKLESLDLLSGEKLIGDASAAPSDDKPPTAASVNVLLRQALHADDRSLLLDCLYNRDEQVIANSVAKLNSAEVLKLLSSLLPILQSRGAILACTLPWIKSLLLTHSSGIMSQESSVLALNTMYQLIESRVSTIHTAVEVSSVLDLIVDDLDEEEEDEGPVIYEDKDSDEEEGEGIEEAMETDEEADDSADEAADGVNDFEGFDDMSD; encoded by the exons ATGGCCAAGGACAAACTCAAGCCTCTTCTCTCCTCCGACGGTGGAG GTGAAATCGCCGATACTCCTTCCCGAGAGAAGAACCATAAGAAGAAGAGCAGGAAGCGAGCTGAACCTGAACCCGAGTTACCCTCTACGCGCGATTCTG GTCTTGATGAAGATAGAGATGGAGTGCTAGTAGATGATACTCATAATGAGCCAACGATAGGTGATAAACTTGAGAGTCTTGACTTATTAAGCGGCGAGAAGCTTATCGGTGACGCTTCTGCTGCTCCCAGTGATGATAAGCCACCTACTGCAGCCTCTGTTAACGTTCTTCTGAGACAAGCATTGCATGCTGATGATCGATCTCTTCTACTAGACTGCTTGTACAACCGAGATGAGCAG GTGATTGCTAATTCGGTTGCTAAGTTGAATTCAGCTGAGGTACTCAAGCTTCTAAGTTCCCTTCTACCAATACTACAATCAAG AGGTGCAATTTTGGCTTGTACGCTTCCGTGGATAAAGAGTCTGTTACTTACTCATTCTAGTGGAATTATGTCCCAAGAGTCATCGGTGCTCGCATTAAACACCATGTATCAG CTCATCGAATCACGGGTTTCAACTATTCATACTGCCGTTGAGGTTTCAAGTGTCTTGGACTTG ATTGTGGATGacttggatgaagaagaagaagatgaaggtcCCGTAATCTATGAGGACAAGGacagtgatgaagaagaaggagaaggaataGAGGAAGCAATGGAGACAGATGAAGAGGCAGACGACTCAGCCGATGAAGCAGCTGATGGTGTGAatgattttgaaggatttgacGACATGAGCGATTGA
- the LOC104774196 gene encoding uncharacterized protein LOC104774196 has product MHKERRKMPVSSNTHRVSPYPLRSCRNKKQKEVESPLELESVSEWEDVRCVICMEPPHNAVLLQCSSFSKGCRAYMCDTSARHSNCFKQYRRNNTTSRCSGKTLNCPYCRGEVHGTMKSTCARRFMNARPRCCSVDKCDFSGTYAQLKNHLKTEHPGFTPPKLDPWEQHMWEQLEREAEYIEMLNARQRWDAEQRLLASSLHQLPYRHPMIDLNFDSFMHNLFLDVSLESRATSQASADNHPAHMPRLEFHGTMFTRWTP; this is encoded by the coding sequence atGCACAAGGAAAGACGGAAAATGCCGGTTTCAAGCAACACACACAGGGTCTCTCCTTACCCGCTTCGCTCTTGTaggaacaagaaacaaaaagaagtcGAGTCACCTCTTGAGTTAGAGAGTGTGAGTGAATGGGAGGATGTTAGGTGTGTCATCTGTATGGAGCCTCCTCACAATGCCGTCCTCTTGCAGTGCTCTTCCTTCTCCAAAGGGTGTCGCGCTTACATGTGTGACACTAGTGCCCGTCACTCCAACTGTTTCAAGCAGTACCGCAGAAACAACACCACCAGCCGTTGTAGTGGCAAGACTCTAAACTGTCCTTACTGCAGAGGAGAGGTTCATGGGACAATGAAGTCGACTTGTGCTCGCAGATTCATGAATGCTAGGCCGAGGTGTTGTTCTGTCGACAAGTGTGATTTCTCTGGCACCTATGCTCAGCTGAAGAATCACTTGAAAACTGAGCATCCTGGTTTCACACCACCCAAGTTGGACCCTTGGGAGCAACACATGTGGGAACAATTGGAGAGAGAGGCTGAGTACATTGAAATGCTCAACGCCCGTCAGAGATGGGATGCAGAACAGAGATTGTTGGCGAGCTCCCTCCATCAGCTTCCATATCGCCATCCCATGATTGATCTCAACTTCGATTCGTTCATGCATAATCTGTTTCTTGACGTGTCCTTGGAGAGCCGTGCAACGAGCCAAGCAAGTGCTGACAACCACCCGGCTCACATGCCCCGACTGGAGTTTCATGGGACCATGTTTACCAGATGGACTCCGTGA